The Nocardioides pantholopis genome window below encodes:
- a CDS encoding dihydrofolate reductase family protein, with protein sequence MTRTTYYTASTLDGFLADEQDSLDWLLTQDIDEHGAMNYDDFYAGIGAVAMGATTYEWLRAHLASSGESWPYDVPAWVFTHRDLPAVGELIRFTQAPVEEVHAAMAEAAGGRDLWVVGGGDLAAQFAEQGLLDEVVVSIAPVTLGAGRPLFPRRFDLRLLGHARNRAFLCARYEVVGPR encoded by the coding sequence ATGACCCGCACGACCTACTACACGGCGAGCACGCTGGACGGGTTCCTCGCCGACGAGCAGGACTCCCTGGACTGGCTGCTCACCCAGGACATCGACGAGCACGGCGCGATGAACTACGACGACTTCTACGCCGGGATCGGCGCGGTGGCGATGGGCGCCACGACGTACGAGTGGCTGCGCGCGCACCTGGCCTCCTCGGGGGAGTCCTGGCCCTACGACGTCCCGGCCTGGGTCTTCACCCACCGCGACCTGCCGGCGGTCGGGGAGCTGATCAGGTTCACCCAGGCGCCGGTGGAGGAGGTGCACGCCGCGATGGCCGAGGCCGCGGGCGGACGGGACCTGTGGGTGGTCGGCGGTGGGGACCTGGCCGCGCAGTTCGCCGAGCAGGGGCTGCTCGACGAGGTGGTCGTCTCGATCGCCCCGGTGACCCTGGGCGCGGGTCGGCCGCTGTTTCCGCGCCGCTTCGACCTGCGACTGCTCGGGCACGCCCGCAACCGGGCGTTCCTGTGCGCCCGCTACGAGGTCGTGGGCCCGCGCTGA
- the miaB gene encoding tRNA (N6-isopentenyl adenosine(37)-C2)-methylthiotransferase MiaB, with protein sequence MTRTYEVRTYGCQMNVHDSERLTGLLEDAGYAAAPTGQQADVVVFNTCAVRENADNKLYGNLGHLAPVKAAHPGMQIAVGGCLAQKDRTTITQRAPWVDVVFGTHNIGSLPVLLERARVQEEAQVEILESLDVFPSTLPTKRESAYAAWVSISVGCNNTCTFCIVPALRGKEKDRRPGDILAEVRALVAEGVTEVTLLGQNVNAYGVEFGDRQAFSKLLRACGDIEGLERVRFTSPHPAEFTDDVIEAMAETPNVMPSLHMPLQSGSDRLLRAMRRSYRSSKYLGIIERVRAAMPEAAITTDIIVGFPGETEEDFLETMRVVRESRFSSAFTFQYSKRPGTPAADLPDQISPEVVKDRYNRLVDLVNEISWAENQRLVGRTVELMVAEGEGRKDAATRRLSGRAPDNRLVHFEADFSAVDADDVRPGDMVTVQLTYAAPHHLVADGPVRAVRRTRSGDAWAARQAGPAPAGVSGVSLGMPSLGVPAPLPDAPACR encoded by the coding sequence ATGACGCGCACCTACGAGGTCCGCACCTACGGGTGCCAGATGAACGTCCACGACTCCGAGCGGCTCACCGGCCTGCTCGAGGACGCGGGGTACGCCGCCGCGCCCACCGGCCAGCAGGCCGACGTGGTCGTGTTCAACACCTGCGCCGTCCGCGAGAACGCCGACAACAAGCTCTACGGCAACCTCGGCCACCTCGCGCCGGTGAAGGCCGCCCACCCCGGCATGCAGATCGCCGTCGGCGGCTGCCTGGCCCAGAAGGACCGCACCACGATCACCCAGCGCGCGCCGTGGGTCGACGTCGTCTTCGGCACCCACAACATCGGCTCGCTGCCGGTGCTGCTGGAGCGCGCCCGGGTCCAGGAGGAGGCCCAGGTCGAGATCCTGGAGTCCCTCGACGTCTTCCCCTCCACGCTCCCGACCAAGCGCGAGTCGGCGTACGCCGCCTGGGTCTCGATCTCGGTGGGCTGCAACAACACCTGCACGTTCTGCATCGTCCCGGCCCTGCGCGGCAAGGAGAAGGACCGCCGGCCCGGCGACATCCTCGCCGAGGTCCGCGCCCTGGTCGCCGAGGGCGTCACCGAGGTGACGCTGCTGGGCCAGAACGTGAACGCCTACGGCGTCGAGTTCGGCGACCGGCAGGCGTTCTCGAAGCTGCTGCGCGCCTGCGGCGACATCGAGGGCCTGGAGCGGGTCCGCTTCACCAGCCCGCACCCGGCCGAGTTCACCGACGACGTCATCGAGGCGATGGCCGAGACGCCGAACGTGATGCCGAGCCTGCACATGCCGCTGCAGTCCGGCTCGGACCGGCTGCTGCGCGCGATGCGCCGCTCCTACCGCTCCTCGAAGTACCTCGGCATCATCGAGCGGGTTCGCGCCGCGATGCCCGAGGCCGCGATCACCACCGACATCATCGTGGGCTTCCCCGGCGAGACCGAGGAGGACTTCCTCGAGACGATGCGGGTGGTCCGGGAGTCGCGCTTCTCCAGCGCCTTCACGTTCCAGTACTCCAAGCGCCCCGGCACGCCCGCCGCCGACCTGCCCGACCAGATCTCGCCCGAGGTCGTCAAGGACCGCTACAACCGCCTGGTCGACCTCGTCAACGAGATCTCCTGGGCGGAGAACCAGCGGCTCGTGGGCCGCACGGTCGAGCTGATGGTCGCCGAGGGGGAGGGCCGCAAGGACGCCGCCACCCGCCGGCTCAGCGGCCGTGCCCCCGACAACCGGCTGGTGCACTTCGAGGCCGACTTCTCCGCGGTGGACGCGGACGACGTGCGCCCCGGCGACATGGTGACCGTCCAGCTCACCTACGCCGCACCGCACCACCTGGTCGCCGACGGCCCGGTCCGCGCCGTGCGCCGTACCCGCTCCGGCGACGCCTGGGCGGCCCGTCAGGCCGGCCCCGCGCCGGCCGGCGTCTCGGGTGTCTCCCTGGGGATGCCGTCGCTCGGGGTGCCGGCACCGCTGCCGGACGCTCCCGCCTGCCGCTGA
- a CDS encoding helix-turn-helix domain-containing protein, translating into MPETTPAPDRLRELLDAVLDEENATLEAMAGDAFASPFHFSRQLSRGAGEPPVSMRRRVLLERAAWQLRRGASVTDAAFAAGYDSVEGFSRAFARAYGQSPSTVTAHDPASHWLPAPNGIHFHPPMSLWVEGGGKPSGGEVTALLVEHDLDDTRDLLEAAKGLSGEEYRRPRLAGHRALPFDGAEESLAQVLGHLVLAKEVWLASIDGSGAPEPGSGDAADLIDRHAAVAPRWLAMVRDVERRGAWGDRLVDALCEPPETFVLGSVLAHVLTYAPHRRQVARWLLADLGSAPPWPEGDPITWLQRRTGGPA; encoded by the coding sequence ATGCCCGAGACGACACCCGCACCGGACCGGCTGCGCGAGCTCCTCGACGCGGTCCTCGACGAGGAGAACGCCACCCTGGAGGCGATGGCCGGCGACGCGTTCGCCTCGCCGTTCCACTTCAGCCGCCAGCTCTCCCGCGGGGCCGGCGAGCCGCCGGTGTCGATGCGCCGCCGGGTGCTGCTCGAGCGCGCCGCCTGGCAGCTGCGCCGGGGAGCCTCAGTCACCGACGCAGCCTTCGCCGCCGGCTACGACTCGGTGGAGGGCTTCAGCCGGGCGTTCGCCCGCGCCTACGGGCAGTCGCCCAGCACCGTGACCGCGCACGACCCGGCGAGCCACTGGCTGCCGGCGCCCAACGGCATCCACTTCCACCCGCCGATGTCGCTGTGGGTGGAGGGAGGAGGCAAGCCGTCGGGCGGTGAGGTCACCGCGCTCCTGGTCGAGCACGACCTCGACGACACCCGGGACCTGCTCGAGGCGGCGAAGGGCCTGAGCGGGGAGGAGTACCGGCGTCCCCGGCTCGCCGGCCACCGCGCGCTGCCGTTCGACGGGGCCGAGGAGTCCCTGGCCCAGGTGCTGGGGCACCTGGTGCTGGCCAAGGAGGTGTGGCTGGCCTCGATCGACGGCTCCGGCGCGCCGGAGCCGGGGTCCGGCGACGCCGCCGACCTGATCGACCGGCACGCGGCCGTCGCGCCGCGCTGGCTGGCGATGGTGCGCGACGTGGAGCGGCGCGGCGCGTGGGGGGACCGGCTGGTCGACGCGCTGTGCGAGCCGCCGGAGACCTTCGTGCTCGGCAGCGTCCTCGCGCACGTGCTGACCTACGCCCCCCACCGGCGCCAGGTCGCCCGCTGGCTGCTCGCCGACCTCGGGAGCGCGCCGCCCTGGCCCGAGGGCGACCCGATCACCTGGCTGCAACGACGGACCGGAGGCCCCGCATGA
- the miaA gene encoding tRNA (adenosine(37)-N6)-dimethylallyltransferase MiaA, with amino-acid sequence MPDPIRVPIVAVVGATASGKTALSLDLAEALGGEIVNTDAMQVYRGMDVGTAKLPPAERRGIPHHLLDLLSVRDPLTVAEFQGRARAVVTRLRAQGTVPVLVGGSPLYTRAILDRFEFPGTDDAVRARLEAELAEVGPGALHARLAGLDPAAADGIGADNGRRVVRALEVIEITGRPFTASLPALEYADPLTVQVGVEIGRPALDARIARRVEEMFAAGFVAEVERLLAEGLAEGRTASRAIGYREVAAYLRGECTEAEARERTVVATRRFARRQESWNRKDPRIRWVRYDDPDRVRRALEAVDDLAT; translated from the coding sequence GTGCCCGACCCGATCCGTGTCCCGATCGTCGCCGTCGTCGGCGCCACCGCCTCGGGCAAGACCGCGCTCTCCCTGGACCTGGCCGAGGCCCTGGGCGGCGAGATCGTCAACACCGACGCGATGCAGGTCTACCGCGGCATGGACGTCGGCACCGCCAAGCTGCCGCCGGCCGAGCGCCGGGGGATCCCGCACCACCTGCTCGACCTGCTGAGCGTGCGCGACCCGCTCACCGTCGCCGAGTTCCAGGGCCGGGCACGCGCGGTCGTCACCCGGCTCCGGGCCCAGGGCACCGTGCCGGTCCTGGTGGGAGGCTCACCGCTCTACACCCGGGCGATCCTGGACCGCTTCGAGTTCCCGGGCACCGACGACGCGGTCCGGGCCCGGCTGGAGGCCGAGCTGGCCGAGGTCGGCCCCGGCGCCCTGCACGCCCGGTTGGCCGGGCTCGACCCGGCCGCGGCCGACGGGATCGGCGCCGACAACGGCCGCCGGGTGGTCCGCGCCCTGGAGGTCATCGAGATCACCGGGCGGCCGTTCACCGCCTCGCTGCCGGCCCTGGAGTACGCCGACCCGCTGACCGTCCAGGTGGGTGTCGAGATCGGCCGGCCGGCCCTCGACGCCCGGATCGCGCGCCGCGTCGAGGAGATGTTCGCCGCCGGGTTCGTGGCCGAGGTCGAGCGGCTGCTGGCCGAGGGGCTGGCCGAGGGCCGCACCGCCTCCCGGGCGATCGGCTACCGCGAGGTGGCGGCGTACCTCCGCGGGGAGTGCACCGAGGCCGAGGCCCGCGAGCGCACCGTCGTCGCCACCCGGCGCTTCGCCCGGCGCCAGGAGTCCTGGAACCGCAAGGACCCCCGGATCCGTTGGGTCAGGTACGACGACCCCGACCGGGTGCGGCGCGCCCTGGAGGCCGTCGACGACCTCGCCACCTGA